One window from the genome of Yarrowia lipolytica chromosome 1B, complete sequence encodes:
- a CDS encoding uncharacterized protein (Compare to YALI0B03124g, similar to uniprot|Q8NKC1 Schizosaccharomyces pombe Putative O-methyltransferase possibly involved in homocysteine metabolism) — translation MSTTYKEYDWEKPVQLLYDHINGLPAEELAKFKKDPEALLDAIDKFEEEQHKKDGKYALMTVGPEKRKVVEEEIAQNKPYTFAELGGFCGYSAIAFAHKLKQTHPGYQVHYYSLEVSPFFAKVTSRFTTLAGLGDIVTVLVGPAAEGLERLKEEYNHAKIDFFFIDHWKDLYVPDLQKAEELGLVQYGTVITADNIYWPGAPEYAKYVRLTPAEKKKEYPGKGNPNIEYDTRTVEVPLGKDKKDGVEVTLCTGVLTE, via the coding sequence ATGTCTACTACATACAAGGAATACGACTGGGAGAAGCCCGTCCAACTTCTTTACGACCACATCAACGGCCTGCCcgccgaggagctggccaagttcaagaaggacccCGAGGCTCTTCTCGATGCAATTGacaagtttgaggaggagcagcacAAAAAGGACGGCAAGTACGCTCTGATGACCGTCGGCCCCGAAAAGCGAAAAGTcgtcgaggaggaaatcGCCCAGAACAAGCCCTATACCTTTGCCGAGCTCGGTGGTTTCTGCGGATACTCGGCTATTGCCTTTGCCCACAAGCTGAAGCAGACCCACCCCGGCTACCAGGTGCACTACTACTCTCTGGAGGTGAGCCCCTTCTTCGCTAAGGTGACCTCCCGATTCACCACTCTCGCTGGCCTCGGTGACATTGTCACTGTTCTCGTCGGACCTGCTGCGGAGGGCCTTGAGCgactcaaggaggagtacaaCCACGCCAAGAttgacttcttcttcattgACCACTGGAAGGACCTCTACGTTCCTGACCTGCAGAAGGCTGAGGAGCTTGGCCTGGTCCAGTACGGAACTGTCATCACAGCTGACAACATCTACTGGCCTGGAGCACCTGAATACGCCAAGTATGTGCGTCTGACTCctgccgagaagaagaaggaataCCCCGGCAAGGGCAACCCCAACATTGAGTACGACACCCGAACCGTCGAGGTTCCTCTTGgaaaggacaagaaggacggaGTGGAGGTTACTCTCTGTACTGGCGTTCTTACCGAGTAG
- a CDS encoding uncharacterized protein (Compare to YALI0B03146g, weakly similar to uniprot|Q07807 Saccharomyces cerevisiae YLL013c transcript-specific regulator of mRNA degradation), whose amino-acid sequence MSTNWPWAPRNRSNTNPTPDNWSHKKSPFQLNHRMDPNQHNDLLYGDDAPPLANPIPSWLLDDSDYKDLKPTPVMNNMAATTMQFPAFAPRVNHHQPSIYNYQEPPRPRNLPLPVPTRNFQPSHLGTQSISQELEEARRRLQQLQGLEAQSKENAPQTQSIYEPEVFTADAQWDAPIQHSSFSAPLSTPFWDRLAAASTEDTTTNNKFRPRLNSVNYRVLLEKNLECDWFLIVERIVSENDQQASIFLQQKLKGGSEDIRESIIDSVTKLCIPLVTNRFGNFLVQRSIEYASSHKRALLVKQMVGHMSDLSVDIFGCHVVQKALDFTDDEELKRQLVDDLLESVSDTINHKYACHVWQRVFELDKGMRSPHFMQSVIESLRGRWLDISSSESGSLVIQTMVQNCTYEELALNDALDEISSAVKALAVSRWGSWVVRQLCSMNGPGGDAIRSLVYEELSHDLSTYGLDYSACRVLETIVQKDDGKDGNGALRKRYVEWLAKGSRPPLVSLARDSNGHVIVVALLQAGVKEPLETIIRKNYVTLRSSKFGTKICRMI is encoded by the exons ATGTCCACCAACTGGCCCTGGGCTCCCCGGAACCgctccaacaccaaccccaCACCCGACAATTGGAGCCACAAAAAGAGCCCCTTCCAACTGAACCACAGAATGGACCCCAACCAACACAACGACCTCCTGTACGGAGATGATGCGCCACCCTTGGCCAATCCAATCCCCTCATGGCTGCTGGACGACTCCGATTACAAGGATCTCAAGCCCACCCCCGTCATGAACAACATGGCCGCAACCACCATGCAGTTCCCTGCATTTGCACCTCGAGTcaatcatcaccaacctTCGATTTATAACTACCAGGAACCACCACGACCACGAAACCTGCCCTTGCCCGTGCCCACACGCAACTTCCAGCCCTCCCACCTGGGCACCCAGTCCATCTcgcaggagctggaggaggcccgTCGTCGGCTGCAACAGTTGCAAGGGCTGGAAGCGCAAAGCAAAGAAAACGCACCGCAAACCCAATCCATCTACGAACCCGAAGTGTTCACCGCTGATGCACAATGGGATGCGCCCATCCAGCACTCATCCTTCAGTGCTCCACTGTCAACCCCTTTCTGGGACCGTCTTGCAGCTGCATCCACAGAAGATACCACCACCAATAAC AAGTTCCGACCTCGACTCAACTCGGTCAACTACCgggtccttcttgagaagaACCTAGAATGTGACTGGTTCCTCATTGTCGAGAGAATCGTGTCTGAGAACGACCAACAAGCCTCCATCTTTCTGCAGCAGAAGCTAAAGGGAGGAAGCGAAGACATCCGCGAGTCCATCATTGACTCAGTCACTAAATTATGCATTCCCCTTGTCACCAACCGCTTTGGAAACTTCCTTGTCCAGCGAAGCATCGAATATGCTAGCTCCCATAAGCGTGCGCTGTTGGTGAAGCAGATGGTGGGTCACATGAGCGATCTTTCGGTAGATATTTTTGGGTGCCATGTGGTCCAGAAGGCACTCGACTtcaccgacgacgaggagctgaagCGCCAGCTGGTGGACGACCTGCTGGAGTCGGTGAGTGATACCATCAATCACAAGTACGCTTGCCATGTGTGGCAGCGGGTGTTCGAGCTGGACAAAGGCATGCGGTCTCCACACTTCATGCAGAGTGTGATTGAGTCGCTGCGAGGCCGATGGCTTGACATTTCGTCGAGCGAGTCCGGCAGCCTTGTGATCCAGACCATGGTGCAAAACTGCACATATGAGGAGCTGGCTCTCAACGACGCCCTGGACGAGATCTCCTCGGCTGTTAAGGCCCTGGCAGTTTCTCGCTGGGGAAGTTGGGTCGTGCGCCAGCTATGCAGCATGAACGGCCCCGGTGGGGATGCCATCCGCAGCCTTGTGTACGAAGAGCTTTCCCATGACCTTTCTACCTACGGACTGGACTATTCGGCATGTAGGGTGTTGGAAACCATTGTGCAGAAGGATGATGGCAAGGACGGCAATGGAGCTCTACGGAAGCGCTATGTGGAATGGCTGGCGAAGGGGTCTCGACCGCCCCTCGTTAGCTTGGCACGTGATTCCAACGGCCATgtcattgttgttgctCTGTTGCAGGCCGGGGTCAAGGAGCCGTTGGAGACCATCATTCGCAAGAACTACGTGACTCTGCGCAGCTCCAAGTTTGGTACCAAGATCTGTCGGATGATTTAG